Proteins from a single region of Gemmatimonadaceae bacterium:
- the rpsG gene encoding 30S ribosomal protein S7, whose amino-acid sequence MSRRKKSVKRTILPDARYDSQTVSKFINAIMYEGKKSTAERIFYGAMDLVESRTSQSGVTVFKQALTNLKPAVEVKSRRVGGATYQVPVEVRPDRRTALAMRWLITFSRGRNEKSMAEKLAAEVIAASKGEGNAIKKKEDTHRMAEANKAFAHYRW is encoded by the coding sequence ATGAGCCGCCGCAAGAAATCCGTCAAGCGTACAATCCTTCCCGACGCGCGCTACGACAGCCAGACGGTGTCGAAGTTCATCAACGCGATCATGTACGAAGGGAAGAAATCCACGGCCGAGCGCATCTTCTACGGCGCGATGGACCTCGTCGAGAGCCGCACGAGTCAGTCCGGTGTCACCGTCTTCAAGCAGGCGCTCACGAACCTCAAGCCGGCAGTCGAAGTGAAGAGCCGCCGAGTCGGTGGCGCTACATATCAGGTTCCCGTCGAAGTGCGTCCGGATCGGCGTACAGCCCTCGCGATGCGGTGGCTCATCACATTTTCCCGCGGGCGCAACGAGAAGTCGATGGCCGAAAAGCTCGCCGCCGAAGTGATCGCCGCTTCCAAGGGCGAAGGGAATGCGATCAAGAAGAAAGAAGACACGCACAGGATGGCTGAGGCAAACAAGGCGTTCGCGCATTATCGCTGGTAG
- a CDS encoding glycine betaine ABC transporter substrate-binding protein, which yields MIRTLGQVLRALLFLSAAVLPPSLVRAQTAKAGSPVVVASKPFGESFILAELFAQLLERRGFTVDRRPGLGATEVAFSAVRSGAVDVYPEYTGTGLLAVLKEPPQNDPAAVFARVAREFPRRYGVRWLPPLGFENTYAIAVRRQTAEQYSLETLTDLAGVAQRLTAGLTADFIERKDGLPGLKSAYGMSFRSVRPLGQAVKYQALTSGAVDVIDGYSTDGFIAKHDLVVLRDDKRFFPPYEAAALVSGRLYRNHPRAIAALVELSDRLDVKTMRRLNARLEVDREPVDAIARSALQELGLIAGAAVVSPSSTSAASSSFAGYMWSQRQTLLAAVVRHLMLVTVALVAGMLVAIPLGLWLDAAGRAAEPVIRAIGLLQTIPSIALLAFMIPLIGIGVWPALVALWLYSLYPIVRSTYSGVRDADPTAVYAARALGMTPSQILRQVRLPLAAPTVLAGIRTAAVIAVGTATLAAFIGAGGLGEPIATGLALADTRLILSGALPAAALALVVDALLAIVERVTTPAPLRHAAAERFRERMQG from the coding sequence ATGATCCGGACCCTGGGGCAAGTGTTGCGCGCACTGCTCTTCCTGAGTGCCGCAGTGCTTCCACCGTCGCTGGTTCGCGCGCAGACGGCGAAGGCGGGTTCTCCTGTGGTGGTCGCATCCAAACCGTTTGGTGAGTCATTCATACTGGCCGAGCTATTTGCGCAGCTTCTCGAGCGCCGTGGATTCACCGTCGATCGACGGCCGGGGCTCGGCGCGACAGAGGTTGCCTTCTCGGCGGTCCGATCCGGTGCTGTCGACGTCTACCCCGAGTACACTGGAACAGGACTGCTCGCCGTACTGAAGGAACCCCCGCAAAATGATCCGGCAGCTGTCTTCGCTCGCGTCGCGCGTGAATTCCCGAGGAGGTACGGAGTGCGGTGGCTGCCTCCCCTTGGATTCGAGAACACCTACGCGATTGCCGTGCGCCGGCAAACGGCGGAGCAATACTCTCTCGAAACTCTCACTGATCTCGCAGGCGTAGCGCAACGTCTCACGGCCGGCCTGACGGCGGATTTCATCGAAAGAAAAGACGGACTTCCCGGATTGAAATCGGCGTACGGAATGTCGTTCAGGAGCGTGCGGCCGCTCGGCCAGGCCGTGAAATACCAGGCGCTCACTTCAGGTGCGGTTGACGTCATCGACGGCTACTCGACGGATGGATTCATTGCGAAGCACGACCTCGTCGTCCTGCGCGACGACAAGAGATTTTTTCCGCCGTATGAAGCTGCGGCGTTGGTCAGCGGACGACTCTACCGCAATCACCCGCGCGCGATCGCAGCGCTAGTCGAGCTGAGCGACCGGCTCGACGTGAAGACGATGCGCAGGCTGAATGCGAGACTGGAAGTTGATCGCGAGCCCGTGGATGCCATCGCTCGCTCGGCGCTTCAGGAGCTTGGACTCATCGCCGGGGCCGCTGTCGTTTCGCCTTCCTCAACCAGTGCCGCATCGAGCTCGTTCGCCGGCTACATGTGGAGTCAGCGGCAAACACTGCTGGCAGCGGTAGTACGCCATCTCATGCTTGTAACGGTCGCCCTCGTCGCGGGAATGCTTGTCGCGATTCCTCTCGGGCTGTGGCTTGACGCCGCCGGCCGGGCCGCCGAGCCCGTGATACGTGCGATCGGTCTCCTTCAGACCATCCCGAGCATCGCGCTGCTGGCGTTCATGATTCCTCTGATTGGCATCGGTGTATGGCCGGCGCTCGTTGCGCTCTGGCTCTATTCGTTGTATCCGATCGTGCGGAGCACGTACTCAGGAGTGCGAGACGCCGACCCCACCGCGGTCTACGCCGCACGGGCGCTCGGCATGACGCCCTCCCAGATTCTGCGGCAGGTGCGTCTTCCTCTCGCCGCGCCGACGGTCCTCGCCGGCATTCGGACTGCGGCAGTGATCGCGGTAGGAACCGCTACTCTGGCGGCGTTCATCGGTGCGGGCGGGCTGGGCGAGCCGATTGCCACGGGTCTCGCCCTCGCCGACACGCGGCTAATTCTCTCGGGCGCACTGCCCGCAGCGGCGCTGGCGCTTGTCGTCGACGCGCTGCTCGCCATTGTCGAGCGGGTGACAACTCCCGCGCCGTTACGTCACGCGGCCGCGGAGCGATTCAGAGAGCGGATGCAGGGCTGA
- a CDS encoding L,D-transpeptidase: MENNRSSAAGRLARLTLLATVALLAAACIVEESDASKKATADSAAASASAVATNSGGVDAIEISAPGYNVYSLDTAGLGAQMDSLPPFSSDPAFTQITAKSAVAPPRKFPLAIPNRGPVVLQLQVMLDRAGFSPGIIDGTWGKNAAKALRYFRAANGMDSAVTKSLDKATYDRLAAAAQTTPLVTTHEVTMDDMEGPFLPIPDDVYEQAKLKCLCYSSPAEQLAEQFHTSEAMLRQLNPKVDLKALAAGMTLQVPNVETPIDDAATRDTAAQRAARIVISKTGFWTQVLDASGKIVAHFPSTLGAGYDPSPTGGFRVTNISREPSFHYQPALFAEVPDTKPKAKLPPGPNSPVGVVWMALSKPHYGIHGTSSPETIGYTNSHGCVRLTNWDADRLASLIRAGTPVEFQ; this comes from the coding sequence ATGGAAAACAATCGATCCTCGGCCGCCGGGCGGCTCGCGCGCTTGACACTCCTGGCGACAGTGGCCCTGCTCGCCGCGGCTTGCATCGTCGAAGAATCAGACGCATCGAAGAAGGCTACGGCTGATTCAGCGGCAGCGTCGGCATCGGCCGTTGCGACGAATTCTGGCGGCGTCGACGCTATCGAGATCTCCGCGCCCGGGTACAACGTCTACTCGCTCGACACTGCCGGGCTCGGCGCACAGATGGATAGTCTCCCGCCGTTCTCGAGCGATCCCGCGTTCACGCAGATCACGGCGAAGTCTGCTGTCGCCCCTCCCCGCAAATTCCCGCTGGCCATCCCCAACCGGGGCCCGGTGGTGCTTCAGCTTCAGGTGATGCTCGACCGCGCCGGATTCTCGCCGGGAATAATCGACGGCACGTGGGGGAAGAATGCGGCGAAGGCTCTCAGGTATTTCCGTGCCGCGAACGGAATGGACTCGGCGGTGACGAAGTCGCTCGACAAGGCAACATACGACAGGCTCGCGGCTGCAGCGCAGACCACTCCGCTCGTTACGACACATGAAGTGACGATGGATGACATGGAAGGACCATTCCTCCCGATTCCCGATGACGTCTACGAGCAGGCGAAGCTCAAGTGCCTCTGCTACAGCTCACCCGCCGAACAGCTGGCCGAGCAGTTCCATACGAGCGAGGCGATGCTGCGACAGCTGAATCCCAAGGTCGACCTCAAGGCGCTGGCCGCCGGCATGACGCTTCAGGTTCCGAATGTCGAGACGCCGATTGACGATGCTGCAACGCGCGATACGGCTGCACAGAGGGCCGCGAGGATCGTCATATCGAAGACAGGCTTCTGGACGCAGGTACTCGACGCATCCGGAAAGATTGTCGCCCATTTCCCTTCGACGCTTGGCGCGGGTTACGATCCTTCGCCCACCGGCGGCTTTCGCGTGACGAACATTTCCCGCGAGCCCTCATTCCACTATCAGCCTGCTCTTTTTGCGGAAGTGCCCGACACCAAGCCCAAGGCAAAGCTTCCACCCGGCCCGAACTCGCCCGTCGGAGTCGTCTGGATGGCGCTGTCGAAGCCCCACTACGGAATTCACGGTACGTCCTCGCCGGAGACTATTGGCTACACGAACTCGCACGGGTGCGTGCGATTGACGAATTGGGATGCGGACCGTCTCGCTTCGCTGATCCGGGCAGGGACGCCGGTGGAGTTTCAATAG
- the rpsL gene encoding 30S ribosomal protein S12, translating to MPTINQLVRQSRRDVQKKEKAPALKSNPQKRGVCTRVYTTTPKKPNSALRKVARVRLTNGFEVTAYIPGEGHNLQEHSIVLIRGGRVKDLPGVRYHIVRGSLDASGVNGRNKSRSKYGTKKPKAAGAAGGKK from the coding sequence ATGCCGACTATCAACCAGCTCGTCCGTCAAAGCCGCCGCGACGTCCAGAAAAAGGAAAAAGCGCCGGCCTTGAAGTCCAATCCGCAGAAGCGTGGAGTTTGCACCCGCGTTTACACCACCACCCCGAAGAAGCCGAACTCAGCGCTGCGCAAAGTCGCGCGCGTCAGGCTCACCAACGGCTTCGAAGTCACCGCGTATATTCCGGGCGAAGGCCACAACCTGCAGGAGCACTCGATTGTGCTCATCCGTGGCGGTCGTGTTAAGGATCTGCCCGGCGTACGCTACCACATTGTGCGCGGCAGCCTCGACGCGTCGGGCGTGAACGGTCGGAACAAGAGCCGGTCGAAATACGGCACGAAGAAGCCGAAAGCCGCGGGAGCCGCGGGAGGAAAGAAGTAA